From Calothrix sp. PCC 6303, a single genomic window includes:
- a CDS encoding pentapeptide repeat-containing protein, which translates to MNFRILTTVAALLYFGLAGQAQAENQQDLEQLKATGNCPRCDLSGVNLSGANLGGVILRDANLKGVNFTGANLRGADLTGANLEGAVLNNANLYGASLTGATLKAASFENANLSFASLMGTNLEGTNFKGSTQQMTNYRGAYFRLTTTPSSVVTSDKPYGWSLQRDIKRDCNKFKLDGASGSVCATDQAPGSSMQPPQQVKN; encoded by the coding sequence ATGAACTTCAGGATTTTGACAACTGTCGCGGCACTGCTTTATTTTGGATTGGCTGGACAAGCCCAAGCAGAAAATCAACAAGACTTAGAACAACTTAAAGCCACTGGCAACTGTCCGCGCTGTGATTTAAGTGGGGTTAACCTTAGTGGGGCTAATTTAGGTGGGGTAATTTTGCGTGATGCGAACCTCAAAGGAGTTAATTTTACTGGTGCTAATCTCCGAGGTGCTGATTTAACTGGGGCAAACCTGGAAGGTGCTGTACTTAATAATGCTAATTTGTACGGTGCATCTTTAACTGGGGCAACTCTCAAAGCAGCTTCCTTTGAAAATGCCAATTTAAGTTTTGCTAGCTTGATGGGTACGAACCTAGAAGGAACTAACTTCAAGGGTTCAACACAGCAAATGACCAATTATCGAGGTGCGTACTTCCGTTTGACAACAACACCAAGCAGTGTTGTTACTTCTGATAAACCTTATGGATGGTCATTGCAACGAGATATCAAACGGGATTGTAATAAGTTTAAACTAGATGGTGCTAGTGGTAGTGTTTGTGCTACAGACCAAGCACCTGGTTCATCTATGCAACCCCCGCAGCAAGTTAAAAATTAG